In Mycetocola spongiae, the genomic stretch CTGTCTCCAAATGATGCACACTTGCAATGCAACAGTGAGTTATTGCATTACGGGGGTTATTGGTGAAACAGGTATTGCGGGTACGGGAAGGTCTCCTCCCGAGGCTTCGGGAGATTCGCGGGCTGTGCAGCGATGAGGCGCTGGCCGAGCTCATCGGGGTCAGCCGCACCACGCTCTACCGGGCGGAGTGCGGGAGTGCCCCGTCCCCCGCCCTGACCCTGGGAATCTGTCTGGCCTTCGGCCTGAGCCCCGGGGAGGTCCTGGAGGTGGTGCCCGCGCACGGACACCCGCGGCCCCCGCGAAAGCCTGAGCCCTCCCTCGGCTAACCCCATCGAGGCGGTATAGCCGCCACCCGACCAGTCATCAACGCCCCCGGGGCGTCGTTTAGCGTGCCCAAAAACGGGCCAGAAAGAGGTGTGATCATGGC encodes the following:
- a CDS encoding helix-turn-helix transcriptional regulator, encoding MKQVLRVREGLLPRLREIRGLCSDEALAELIGVSRTTLYRAECGSAPSPALTLGICLAFGLSPGEVLEVVPAHGHPRPPRKPEPSLG